The nucleotide sequence TGCGATGAGCACAGCGCATGAAACGTAAGCATACACAACGTGATCATATGCAAGTATGTAGCCTAGCCGTCAATGCAAACGAGTGAAATTTGAGCCATGTTCTAACGTGATACATACGATCCAATACAGGAAATCGGTTGACAGCATCGCAGAAATACCTCCGGGCGAACATCGGCTGCAGTTCGCGTATTGCCTGTGGTTCTCCCGTCGTGCGCCAGGCAAGCAGGCCACGAACCAGCGCTACGATCAAAGTTTGAAGTTAATCTGCACATTTCGAACTGTGGAAGAGTTTTGGAGAAACTACAGTCACCTCGCACGGCCATCGGAACTCGTGGGGCACAGCGATTACCATTTATTCAAGGATGGTATAAAGCCCATGTGGGAGGACGATGCCAATCGTGCAGGAGGAAAGTGGATAGTGCGACTTCGGAAGGGACTGGCATCACGATGTTGGGAGAACCTCATACTGGCCATTCTGGGGGAACAGTTCATGGTGGGAGAAGAAGTTTGCGGTGCTGTCGTCTCCATACGGTTCCAGGTGACTATATGTTATACTTCGGATAGGAGACTTACTGTAATCGTGTACTGTAATCGTGTGTTAAGAACGGCATCATGTCAGCTTGATAACATATCTTTTTAccttgaataataataattggtggtttacgtcgcgagacaactaagTTTTACGTTGAATCATGAAATAATTATTGTGAGACATAAATATCGCCATAGAgtatgagagtgcaacgtttcAAACACAGCCTTCACAGGTCTTAACACGTCTTCTGCTGGTTATATGTAGgagaacaacaaaaacaactttattttgcgaTTATTATTAATGCATTATCATTAGAAGCTCCATTTTGCAGAAAAGCTGGTATCGTAGCGGGGTACGCGATGTGTCCGTGTACAGTGTGGCATGTGACGGGGCTCGTCGGCTGCAGCCGTCATCAGTTGTGCCTCGTCTCGGGACGTGTTCAGGCATGTCTCATGCGTTCGCCAAGAGTTTCGCGAGTTTGTGTCTCATGTCGTGTGGCGGTTTAAACCAGGGATcagaaccgaaactgaacccgaaccaaaaACTTCTAAAAACCCAGATTTTTCGCTGAACCAAGCCAAAcggaacctttttttttttttttttctcgcactgAACTGAACGGGTactgaaccgaaataaatttaaagtgacagtccggtcgaaaacataggtctgggaaacaccgccttatgatttctaatactcctcacaaccactgtgcaaaatatttcagaaggaATCGTATCGCACAATTTATAATCgatttttttctatgccgcagttggtcctgagtaaaggccgcagcgaggtCTCGcatgacgtgcataagagcaatgccgcacgtgacttgcgcatgcctgtttgtGCGATAGTTGGTttttgcgtgctagcatttgcccattatgacgattttgagtagcaatcacacaTTATGTAaagtaaaatgcagagtagcgtcaatgtaaacacaggtatcaggACGCAGCCTTcggttcagtacactcatagaaaaaaacacctctctgcattcccagcaacggcgcagtcctccgctccactttgtcccttggggacgtcatgctcacgtgacggctgacgtacatagaggatccttggggtAAGGAGTATGGGAGGGAGAAAAAcaaaaccggatgtcttcagaggaggaGTTTTTATTCGGTGTCTCGAAAACTATGCCaatttgtgagctgaaactttccacagagcatgtaagcctccgtggcagttggaaaaaatcaacttctgattttcccggactgtccctttaagcggttaccggttcgcaAAATGGTTCAGACATAATGTGCGTTGTGGGATATCGGAAGTACGGTTTACACAGCGGATTGAGCCGCGTTTCCAAACAAGTACGGCACCGAAACCGAAGAATGCAAAACTGCAAGACAGCTGCAGAAgatatttcctcctcgcagcaattgcgttcattcagttgtgttagGTCTTCCTATTTGGCAGTTGTGGGATTCCATccgtcatcattatcatcaccaCCTTCTACGTGAAGCttgtcgtccagcaaccccaagttttaattttgggctgtgaaaataacaGCCAGTTTCTGAGCAAGTTGTAACAGGGtgtatacgatgagtgaacatacAGAGTACAGTATGCTCccgtaacgttgcacctgaaatgcagGTCTCTAACACAGTATTGAGGTGAACCACTGCTGTGTTGTCAACAACATCAACTAAAGTATGTTTGTgttatttgagaatcgtaaggatgtgcttgcttttaacccATGGCAATCTGCTAAAAATTCACCATCCTGAACCAGTTACCGGTTTAAATTGattcgaaccgatattttgtGTTGCTGCGGAGCTGATcccgaaccaaaaaaaaaaaaaaaacggttccgAGCACTTGTTTAAACTGCAGTGTTAGCACTGGTCAAAATACTAGTGGTCAAACTGGTCAAACTGCACTAGTCAAAATACTAGTCAAAGTATATAAAAATGTAAGAAGCAGAAAAGAAGCTTAAAAGAAGCAATTAGAGGCAAGACAAAcatctaatgctaacgcattgtcatcgcattaatTACATCGCCCTaaaatttctttttttgtttcatcgtcagtacaggaagaaaaagATGCACACACAATGCCATTCCAGAAAATATGTGATCGAAATATAATgaaaaaactatgccacctagaacCACGCAGTCAATGGCACTTGTTCTTACtctgtttttgccacctcctgatgcgaATATCATCCAACGTAAGTTTTATTTTGCCAATTTTTACAAACTGAACACGAAAATTTCCTGggtaaaggtcactttcttatcccaccaatatgaagCACGTGCCAAATTTACTTAAGTTCATGATAACTGACACGGATATTGAAGGGCTATCCCATTGTAAAAAATAGCCAAACGTCGTGCTTTTCGGAGCTCTGAGAGCCTAGCGCTCGACGACCTTTTGAGCGCCCTTGTTGTTAgtccaacgaaaggaggttgcttaACCCAGCCCATATtgggatagtagaaaaagtgacagttcctgaaattgggagaggggaGGCGTGACCCCAGCGGAAGCCAGATGTGTGCCTTTCTTAAGCCATGCCTGTCTTATCTCCTTCTACTATCTCTGTGTGTGCTGAgtttagcaacctcctttcatcAGACTGACAACGAGGGCATGCAAAAAGTCGTCAAGCGCTAGGCTGCTTGCACTCCAAAAcgcatgatgtttggctattttttccgatggggtaGCTCCTGAATaatcctgtcaattatcatgaacttgaatAAATTCAGCACACGCTTCACATTGGTCGGGTAAAAAAGTGTCCTTCACAGATTTTCCAgttcactaaaaaaaaaagcataataaaacttagatgacattcacatcaggaggtggcaaaaacaagAACAAACGCCGTTGACCCTCATGTTTCTAGGTGGCAtactttttttaattataatttaatggcacgttttctggcaCCTTGTAGGCACTTTCGTGCTGCAAGCGTGAAGAGTATGACTGCTTCAGACGGGGATTTGAGCAGGGATTTCACCTTAAGCAGCGCTAGTATTCAGGGGCATTGGAAGGTTGGCCGAAATGAGTGGTTGCCCCCATCAACACTTCATGTTGACGAATGTGGCACAAACATACTCACTTGTACTGCCACAGCACCTCTGACACAGTGCACGTTCTTATCATGAGTGATGTCTGTTCCCGTTATTCACATGGAGGAAGAGTAGCACACTTGGGGGTCATTTAGCACTCCCTCCCCTCGCCATTAAAA is from Ornithodoros turicata isolate Travis chromosome 8, ASM3712646v1, whole genome shotgun sequence and encodes:
- the LOC135366394 gene encoding eukaryotic translation initiation factor 4E type 2-like, translating into MVLNRSAENECAMSTAHETKSVDSIAEIPPGEHRLQFAYCLWFSRRAPGKQATNQRYDQSLKLICTFRTVEEFWRNYSHLARPSELVGHSDYHLFKDGIKPMWEDDANRAGGKWIVRLRKGLASRCWENLILAILGEQFMVGEEVCGAVVSIRFQEDIISVWNRTASDHQTTIRIRDTLKRVLNLPVNTIMEYKTHTDSLRDNSSFRNTDIFLR